In a single window of the Pseudohongiella acticola genome:
- the ylqF gene encoding ribosome biogenesis GTPase YlqF yields the protein MKINWYPGHMFKANKELAKLMQQIDVVIEVLDARMPAASANPMLESLRSKHHKPCVHVLNKADLADPKATAAWINYFNSKPGSAALINGKDQLLSNENLLWQCQRLVGQEQRKYNAVICGIPNVGKSTLMNQIAGRKLAKTGNEPAVTKAQQRIKLNDHWYLFDTPGVLWPKLEDQDAAHRLACAGAIRNTAIVFEDVAFYAAEFLLRDFPGSLKNRYGMDTLPDDAEQFMTELAGKRGCRGRYGGVDWHKVAEILLHDYREGRLGRLTLEQAPPPIVHPAKTETPAEDSSNEPQTETPTNT from the coding sequence ATGAAGATAAACTGGTACCCCGGACACATGTTCAAGGCCAACAAAGAGTTGGCCAAACTCATGCAGCAGATCGATGTCGTCATCGAAGTGCTGGACGCGCGCATGCCTGCCGCCAGCGCAAACCCCATGCTGGAAAGCCTGCGCAGCAAGCATCACAAGCCCTGCGTGCACGTGCTAAACAAAGCCGACCTGGCTGACCCCAAGGCAACGGCGGCGTGGATCAATTACTTCAACAGCAAGCCTGGCAGTGCCGCACTGATCAATGGCAAAGACCAGCTACTGAGCAATGAGAACCTGTTGTGGCAGTGCCAGCGTCTGGTCGGCCAGGAGCAGCGCAAATATAACGCGGTCATCTGCGGCATACCCAACGTCGGCAAATCCACCCTGATGAACCAGATTGCCGGCCGTAAACTGGCCAAAACCGGCAATGAACCCGCTGTCACCAAAGCCCAGCAACGCATCAAACTGAACGACCACTGGTACCTGTTCGACACACCCGGTGTGCTTTGGCCCAAGCTGGAAGATCAGGACGCCGCACATCGTCTGGCCTGCGCCGGCGCCATCCGCAACACTGCCATCGTGTTTGAAGATGTTGCCTTTTACGCCGCTGAATTCCTCCTGCGCGACTTCCCCGGTTCCCTGAAAAACCGTTACGGCATGGACACCCTGCCCGACGACGCCGAGCAGTTCATGACCGAACTGGCGGGTAAGCGTGGCTGCCGGGGCCGCTACGGCGGTGTCGACTGGCACAAGGTGGCCGAGATTCTGCTGCATGACTACCGCGAAGGCCGTCTGGGCCGCCTGACCCTGGAACAGGCACCACCGCCCATCGTGCATCCCGCCAAGACGGAAACGCCGGCCGAGGACAGCTCAAACGAACCCCAAACGGAAACACCGACGAATACATGA
- a CDS encoding BolA family protein: MKTMHERIEGKLQAQIQPTHYDIINESHMHSGPATESHFKLIVVAEHFTGLNAVKRHQALYGLLAEELREGVHALALHTYTPEEWAQNQQGAPDSPNCRGGSQVG, from the coding sequence ATGAAAACCATGCACGAACGAATCGAGGGTAAACTGCAGGCGCAGATCCAGCCCACGCATTACGACATCATCAACGAGAGCCATATGCACAGTGGTCCGGCGACCGAGTCGCATTTCAAGTTGATTGTGGTGGCTGAGCATTTCACCGGGCTTAATGCGGTCAAACGGCACCAGGCGCTTTACGGTCTGTTGGCCGAAGAGCTCCGTGAAGGGGTACACGCGCTGGCGTTGCATACGTACACGCCAGAAGAGTGGGCGCAGAACCAGCAGGGAGCGCCGGATTCTCCCAACTGCCGGGGCGGCAGCCAGGTTGGATAG
- a CDS encoding glucosaminidase domain-containing protein: MLDLLRHPRLPVLARTGTIAAVAVFTLTAFAQYRHASVITHELVLQPQPMPVATDAVVVMPDFEAVTDTNTRKEAFFAFLHSHIEEENERVRETRLRLLPLAAVLRAGEPLSKVERADFEQIASEYRLEESGLSDRELARELLRRVDIVPMSLVMAQAANESAWGTSRFAREGNNIFGQWCFNEGCGLVPERRRSDASHEVRSFGSVQGSVRAYLRNLNTHDSYAEMREMRAQMRAQARPLDSMVLARGLTRYSARGMAYVSELQDIIRVNRLHAFDRS, translated from the coding sequence ATGCTTGATTTACTCCGACACCCGAGATTGCCGGTGCTTGCGCGTACCGGAACCATCGCTGCCGTTGCCGTATTCACGCTGACCGCATTCGCACAATATCGTCACGCTTCCGTCATTACTCACGAACTGGTCCTGCAACCGCAACCAATGCCGGTAGCGACCGATGCCGTTGTGGTGATGCCTGATTTCGAAGCCGTGACCGATACCAACACCCGCAAGGAAGCATTTTTTGCCTTCCTGCACTCCCATATCGAGGAAGAAAACGAGCGTGTGCGTGAGACCCGCTTGCGTCTGTTGCCACTGGCGGCGGTTCTGCGTGCCGGTGAGCCTCTGAGTAAGGTGGAGCGTGCCGATTTTGAGCAGATAGCGTCTGAGTATCGCCTGGAAGAATCCGGCCTGAGCGACCGCGAGCTGGCCAGAGAGCTGCTGCGTCGTGTCGATATTGTGCCGATGTCACTGGTGATGGCGCAGGCGGCCAACGAGTCGGCCTGGGGAACGTCACGATTTGCCCGTGAAGGGAACAACATCTTTGGTCAGTGGTGCTTCAATGAAGGCTGTGGCCTGGTGCCGGAACGTCGCCGCAGTGATGCCAGTCACGAAGTACGAAGCTTTGGCTCGGTCCAGGGCTCGGTACGCGCCTATCTGCGGAATCTGAACACCCATGACAGCTACGCCGAGATGCGCGAGATGCGTGCCCAGATGCGGGCACAGGCGCGTCCGCTGGATTCCATGGTGTTGGCCCGAGGCCTGACCCGCTATTCAGCGCGCGGCATGGCGTATGTCAGCGAGTTGCAGGACATCATCCGCGTCAATCGCCTGCACGCCTTCGATCGTAGCTAA
- a CDS encoding polysaccharide deacetylase family protein, which yields MRTELKQRSRSGRHPARAAGTALALALITTVTAGCSTDAHAQHAVIATYHHVSESTPRSTSLTPDELRTQLEYLRDNDFAVWPLDRVLAALQNQEDMPERVAALTFDDAYESIYTTGLPMLQEFGFPMTLFVSTQPIDDNQNGYMNWDQIRDMADAGVIIANHMVNHPHMIDALPDESNAERLQRLRDELLHAQQRIQDETGQDHKILAYPYGEFDNDISEMVADEGFIALAQNSGAVGYHSDFTALPRFPLAGFYADIETASTKLQALAFEIKVQEPRSPITDSRRPAVTLQLAGDFNVSQLGCYAGGEPLELEWIDRDAVHFSIQPAAGRTFDARRFGYICTAPKRGTNRYYWYNKFWTRPTPTNAD from the coding sequence ATGCGCACTGAACTGAAGCAGCGGTCCCGTTCGGGCCGACATCCTGCGCGAGCAGCAGGCACCGCCCTGGCATTGGCCCTGATAACGACAGTGACAGCGGGTTGTAGCACAGACGCCCATGCGCAGCATGCGGTCATTGCCACGTATCATCATGTTTCCGAGTCAACCCCCCGCTCCACCAGCCTGACTCCGGACGAACTGCGCACCCAGCTTGAGTATCTGCGTGACAACGACTTTGCGGTGTGGCCACTGGATCGCGTGCTGGCAGCCCTGCAAAACCAGGAAGACATGCCCGAACGCGTGGCAGCGCTGACCTTTGATGATGCCTACGAATCAATTTACACCACCGGCCTGCCGATGCTGCAGGAATTCGGCTTCCCAATGACGCTGTTTGTCAGCACCCAGCCCATTGACGACAACCAGAACGGCTACATGAACTGGGACCAGATCCGCGACATGGCCGATGCCGGCGTCATCATCGCCAACCACATGGTAAACCACCCACACATGATCGATGCGCTGCCGGACGAAAGCAACGCCGAGCGCCTGCAACGTTTGCGCGACGAACTGCTGCACGCGCAGCAACGCATTCAGGACGAAACCGGTCAGGACCATAAGATCCTGGCCTATCCTTATGGTGAGTTCGACAATGACATTAGCGAGATGGTTGCAGATGAGGGATTTATCGCTTTGGCGCAAAACTCGGGCGCCGTCGGTTATCACTCGGATTTCACAGCGCTGCCGCGTTTCCCGCTGGCCGGTTTTTATGCCGACATTGAAACCGCATCAACCAAGCTGCAGGCGCTAGCCTTCGAAATCAAAGTGCAGGAGCCGCGCTCTCCCATCACCGACAGCCGACGCCCGGCCGTCACCCTGCAACTGGCCGGAGATTTTAATGTCTCCCAACTTGGTTGCTACGCCGGTGGTGAACCGCTGGAACTGGAGTGGATTGATCGCGACGCCGTGCACTTTAGCATTCAGCCAGCCGCCGGCCGGACCTTCGATGCTCGCCGCTTCGGCTACATCTGCACCGCCCCAAAGCGCGGCACCAATCGCTACTACTGGTACAACAAGTTCTGGACCCGACCAACCCCGACCAACGCGGACTAA
- the tsf gene encoding translation elongation factor Ts: MANITAGMVKELRERTGLGMMDCKKALVEADGDMDKAIEDLRKASGLKAAKKAGRTAAEGIVKTRIADDNSYGVIVEVNSETDFVARDDSFLAFAEECLTQAFVSKEADAATLAAGVENDRSALVQKIGENINLRRVAVVEADVVDTYVHSNDRIAVLVALKGGDAALARDVAMHVAAANPLVVRADDVPSDVLDKEREIYAAQAAESGKPAEIVEKMIEGRIRKYVAEITLLEQAFVKDPDLTVGALLKKAGADVVSFVRYEVGEGIEKEVVDFAEEVAAQAAASKKQ; this comes from the coding sequence ATGGCGAATATTACAGCAGGCATGGTTAAAGAGTTACGTGAGCGCACCGGACTGGGCATGATGGATTGCAAAAAAGCCCTGGTGGAAGCCGATGGTGACATGGACAAGGCGATTGAAGACCTGCGCAAAGCCAGCGGCCTGAAAGCGGCCAAGAAAGCCGGTCGTACTGCCGCTGAAGGCATCGTCAAAACCCGTATCGCCGATGACAACAGCTATGGTGTTATCGTTGAAGTGAACAGCGAAACCGATTTTGTTGCCCGTGATGACAGCTTTCTTGCCTTTGCTGAGGAATGTCTGACTCAGGCATTTGTCAGTAAAGAAGCAGATGCAGCGACACTGGCTGCAGGCGTGGAAAACGATCGCTCTGCACTGGTTCAGAAAATTGGTGAAAACATCAACCTGCGCCGTGTAGCTGTGGTTGAGGCCGATGTGGTTGACACCTATGTACACAGCAACGACCGCATCGCGGTGCTGGTTGCCCTGAAAGGCGGTGATGCTGCACTGGCACGTGATGTTGCCATGCACGTGGCTGCGGCCAACCCACTGGTTGTGCGCGCTGATGATGTGCCGTCTGACGTCCTGGACAAAGAACGCGAAATCTATGCTGCCCAGGCCGCTGAAAGTGGCAAGCCTGCCGAGATCGTGGAAAAGATGATCGAAGGCCGTATCCGCAAGTACGTTGCTGAAATCACGCTGCTGGAACAGGCCTTTGTTAAAGACCCTGACCTGACAGTAGGCGCGTTGCTGAAGAAAGCTGGCGCGGATGTGGTGAGCTTTGTACGTTACGAAGTGGGTGAAGGCATCGAGAAAGAAGTTGTCGACTTTGCCGAAGAAGTTGCTGCACAGGCCGCGGCGTCGAAAAAGCAGTAA
- the pyrH gene encoding UMP kinase, with translation MAKTEKKYKRILLKLSGEALTGEADFGIDPKVLDRMAVEVGQLVGLGIEIGVVIGGGNLFRGAALHAAGMERVTGDHMGMLATVMNALAMRDALERAGISTRVMSAIPMSGVVEHYDRRAAIRHLRSGDVVIFAAGTGNPFFTTDSAACLRGIEIDAGLILKATKVDGVYSADPMRVPDAIKYDYLTYDEVLDKKLGVMDLTAICLVRDHDIPVCVFNMQKPGSLLNNVMGQTDGTLIGVVRPSEPSGDDAN, from the coding sequence ATGGCAAAAACTGAGAAAAAGTATAAACGCATACTCTTGAAACTCAGTGGCGAGGCGTTGACGGGCGAGGCTGATTTTGGCATCGACCCCAAAGTGCTTGACCGCATGGCCGTGGAAGTCGGTCAGTTGGTCGGTCTGGGTATCGAGATCGGTGTGGTGATTGGCGGTGGCAACCTGTTCCGTGGCGCAGCACTGCACGCTGCCGGCATGGAGCGGGTGACCGGCGATCACATGGGCATGCTGGCCACCGTGATGAATGCGCTGGCCATGCGCGATGCACTGGAGAGGGCCGGGATTTCCACCCGTGTGATGTCGGCCATCCCCATGAGCGGTGTGGTTGAACATTACGACCGACGAGCGGCGATCCGCCATCTGCGCTCTGGTGATGTGGTGATTTTTGCTGCCGGCACCGGTAACCCGTTTTTTACCACCGATTCAGCAGCCTGCCTGCGCGGCATCGAAATTGATGCCGGCCTGATTCTGAAAGCAACCAAAGTCGACGGTGTTTACTCTGCCGACCCCATGCGCGTTCCTGATGCGATCAAGTATGATTACCTGACGTATGATGAAGTGCTGGACAAAAAACTGGGAGTGATGGACCTGACAGCAATCTGTCTGGTGCGTGACCACGACATTCCGGTGTGTGTGTTCAACATGCAGAAACCGGGATCATTATTGAACAACGTGATGGGTCAGACCGATGGTACCTTGATAGGTGTGGTACGCCCAAGCGAGCCGAGTGGCGACGACGCCAACTGA
- the frr gene encoding ribosome recycling factor: MIDEIITDASERMDKSLHSLEIAFNKIRTGRAHPGILDTVMVSYYGSDTPLNQLANITVEEGRLLVIVPWERALITEVEKAILKSDLGLNPSNNGESIRLPMPALTEETRRDYTKQAKTEAENARVAIRNIRRDANSTIKDLLKDKEISEDDQRRAEDRIQKLTDKYIASVESTYGEKEKDLLSI; encoded by the coding sequence ATGATTGACGAAATAATCACTGACGCCAGCGAGCGCATGGACAAATCCCTGCATTCTCTGGAAATTGCGTTCAACAAAATCCGTACCGGCCGTGCCCACCCGGGTATTCTGGACACTGTCATGGTGTCTTATTATGGCAGCGATACGCCGCTGAACCAGTTGGCCAATATCACCGTGGAAGAAGGCCGTCTGCTGGTCATTGTGCCGTGGGAGCGGGCGTTGATCACGGAAGTGGAAAAAGCCATTCTGAAATCGGACCTGGGCCTGAATCCGTCCAATAACGGCGAATCCATCCGTTTGCCAATGCCTGCGCTGACGGAAGAAACCCGTCGCGATTACACAAAACAGGCCAAGACCGAGGCGGAAAATGCCCGCGTTGCCATCCGCAATATCCGCCGTGATGCCAACAGCACCATCAAAGACCTTCTCAAGGACAAGGAAATCAGTGAAGATGACCAGCGTCGGGCAGAAGATCGCATTCAAAAGCTGACCGACAAGTATATCGCATCGGTTGAGTCGACCTACGGCGAGAAAGAAAAAGACCTGCTGTCCATCTGA
- the uppS gene encoding polyprenyl diphosphate synthase, whose protein sequence is MEQTPTGGQPRHIAVIMDGNNRWAKARGLRGSAGHRAGAEAAREVVYTCADLSIEHLTLFAFSSENWLRPNKEVRGLMALFLSVLQRHEIRQLHERNVRLRFIGNRGSFSPRLQKNMNDVEKLTRNNTGMVVTVAADYGGQWDIAQACQRIAEKVQLGALQAADITADTVQQHASLADAPAPDLCIRTGGEKRISNFLLWQFAYTELYFDDVYWPDFGADSLRKALDDFSRRKRRYGGHSDSDEITETEDTKIA, encoded by the coding sequence ATGGAACAGACCCCGACAGGCGGTCAGCCCAGGCATATTGCGGTTATCATGGATGGCAATAACCGTTGGGCCAAAGCGCGTGGCCTGCGCGGCAGTGCTGGCCACCGTGCCGGCGCGGAAGCGGCACGTGAAGTGGTTTATACCTGTGCCGATCTGAGCATAGAGCATCTGACCCTGTTTGCTTTCAGCAGTGAGAACTGGCTACGTCCCAATAAAGAGGTGCGCGGCCTGATGGCGCTGTTTTTGAGCGTTCTTCAGCGTCATGAAATCCGGCAGCTGCATGAGCGTAACGTGCGGCTGCGCTTTATTGGCAACCGTGGCAGCTTCTCTCCCCGCCTGCAGAAAAACATGAACGATGTGGAAAAACTGACCCGGAACAATACCGGGATGGTGGTGACCGTTGCCGCTGATTATGGTGGTCAATGGGATATTGCCCAGGCTTGCCAGCGCATCGCCGAGAAGGTTCAACTGGGTGCATTGCAGGCGGCTGACATTACTGCCGACACCGTGCAACAACACGCCAGTCTGGCAGATGCACCGGCGCCCGACCTGTGTATCAGGACCGGCGGTGAAAAACGCATCAGCAACTTTCTGCTGTGGCAGTTTGCCTATACCGAACTGTATTTTGATGATGTCTACTGGCCCGACTTTGGTGCAGACTCCCTGCGCAAGGCGCTGGATGATTTCAGCCGACGCAAGCGCCGCTATGGTGGGCATTCAGACAGCGATGAAATAACTGAAACTGAGGACACCAAGATTGCTTAA
- a CDS encoding phosphatidate cytidylyltransferase: MLKQRVVTAIVMLLVLYAGTAWLSPVMFAGFLSLVLLPALLEWGRLMGLVRDRERLAWVGSFTVILSLIIWFLLLPGTGAQEQTGLFLTSSLTLNITGVALVSVLAVTFWASIFYFLRRYPRRQEHWQARWRIGLMGLACLIPTWVGFLYLKVLAPSGLLVLVLVALVSVVDIGAYFSGRAWGNAKLAPALSPKKSWAGFWGGLASCAALTLGLLTWVHTEYQTLSPLTWVVLLLAALLLAVFSVIGDLFESMLKRHRGIKDSGRSLPGHGGVLDRIDSLVAATPVFVLAMVLLSTRLEVL, from the coding sequence TTGCTTAAACAGCGTGTTGTGACCGCCATTGTCATGTTGCTGGTGCTGTACGCCGGCACGGCATGGTTGTCACCGGTCATGTTTGCCGGCTTCCTGAGCCTGGTACTGTTGCCGGCCCTGTTGGAATGGGGCCGACTGATGGGCCTGGTGCGTGATCGCGAACGCCTGGCCTGGGTAGGCAGTTTTACTGTCATCCTGTCGCTGATTATCTGGTTTCTGTTGCTGCCTGGCACCGGCGCGCAGGAACAGACCGGGCTGTTTCTGACTTCAAGTCTGACGCTCAATATCACCGGCGTGGCACTGGTCAGTGTGCTGGCGGTGACGTTCTGGGCCAGCATTTTTTATTTTCTGCGCCGTTACCCCAGACGTCAGGAGCACTGGCAGGCGCGCTGGCGCATCGGTCTGATGGGCCTGGCCTGCCTGATCCCGACCTGGGTTGGTTTCCTTTATCTGAAAGTCCTGGCGCCTTCCGGTCTGCTGGTGCTGGTTCTGGTGGCATTGGTCAGTGTCGTTGATATCGGGGCCTACTTTTCCGGCCGGGCCTGGGGCAACGCCAAGCTGGCGCCGGCGCTGAGCCCGAAAAAATCCTGGGCCGGTTTCTGGGGCGGGCTGGCCAGTTGTGCGGCGCTGACCCTGGGTCTGCTGACCTGGGTGCATACCGAATATCAGACCCTGTCGCCGCTAACGTGGGTGGTGTTGTTGCTGGCAGCGCTGCTGCTGGCGGTGTTCTCGGTGATCGGTGACCTGTTCGAAAGCATGCTCAAGCGTCATCGCGGCATCAAGGACAGCGGTCGCAGCCTGCCCGGGCATGGCGGTGTGCTTGACCGAATTGACAGTCTGGTGGCGGCCACGCCCGTGTTTGTATTGGCGATGGTGTTGCTGAGCACCCGGCTCGAGGTGTTATGA
- the ispC gene encoding 1-deoxy-D-xylulose-5-phosphate reductoisomerase — MSRPEIQSITVLGATGSVGTSTLDVISRHDHFRVYALSAHSNTALLLSQCLQFEPQYAVLTDEDAAESLRLQLRKAGSQTEVQWGAEALSRIASDADVDVVMAAIVGAAGLLPALAAAQSGKKVLLANKESLVMAGELFMQAAVASGAVILPIDSEHNAIFQCLPAPAQSARGNLAGQGVRKVLLTASGGPFLHTPVEQLHEVTPAQACKHPNWDMGRKISVDSASMMNKGLEFIEACYLFDLAPEAVEVVIHPQSIVHSMVEYADGSVLAQLGSPDMRVPIAHALAWPERIASGADFLSLVTSPDLQFLAPDLSRFPCLQLGMDAARQGGYAPACLNAANEIAVAAFLAGQIRFTDIPRVISGTLAQITCRQPVSIAMIQQLDAEARAVACDIAAGF; from the coding sequence ATGAGCCGTCCCGAAATACAGTCGATCACCGTGCTCGGCGCTACCGGATCGGTTGGTACCAGCACGCTGGATGTCATTTCACGTCATGATCATTTTCGTGTTTATGCGCTGAGTGCCCATAGCAATACCGCCTTGCTGCTGAGTCAGTGTCTTCAGTTTGAACCCCAATATGCCGTGCTCACTGATGAAGATGCAGCTGAATCGCTGCGTCTGCAATTGCGCAAGGCAGGTTCTCAGACGGAAGTGCAGTGGGGCGCGGAGGCGTTGAGCAGAATCGCATCCGATGCTGACGTCGATGTGGTCATGGCCGCCATCGTCGGTGCTGCCGGCCTGCTGCCGGCGCTGGCGGCTGCGCAAAGCGGCAAGAAGGTGCTGCTGGCCAACAAGGAATCCCTGGTGATGGCGGGCGAGCTGTTCATGCAGGCGGCCGTGGCCAGTGGCGCGGTAATTCTGCCCATCGACAGTGAACACAATGCCATTTTTCAGTGCCTGCCGGCGCCTGCGCAGTCAGCGCGCGGCAATCTGGCCGGGCAGGGTGTGCGCAAGGTGTTGCTGACTGCGTCGGGCGGCCCGTTTCTGCATACGCCGGTGGAGCAGTTGCATGAGGTGACGCCGGCTCAGGCCTGCAAACACCCTAACTGGGATATGGGGCGTAAAATTTCCGTCGACTCTGCCTCCATGATGAACAAAGGACTGGAGTTTATTGAGGCGTGTTATCTTTTTGATCTGGCGCCTGAGGCCGTTGAGGTGGTGATTCACCCGCAGAGCATTGTGCACTCCATGGTTGAATACGCCGATGGGTCAGTGCTGGCGCAACTGGGCAGTCCGGATATGCGGGTGCCGATTGCACATGCCCTGGCCTGGCCCGAACGTATTGCATCTGGTGCTGACTTTCTGAGTCTGGTGACAAGCCCTGATCTGCAGTTTCTGGCGCCTGACCTGTCCCGTTTCCCGTGCCTGCAGTTGGGCATGGACGCGGCCCGGCAGGGTGGTTATGCGCCCGCCTGCCTGAACGCGGCCAATGAAATTGCGGTGGCCGCCTTCCTGGCCGGTCAGATCCGGTTTACCGATATTCCCCGGGTAATTTCTGGCACCCTGGCGCAAATTACTTGTCGCCAGCCGGTCTCTATCGCTATGATTCAACAGCTGGATGCCGAGGCGCGGGCAGTTGCCTGTGACATCGCAGCGGGGTTCTGA
- the rseP gene encoding RIP metalloprotease RseP, whose product MFETLFTNILALIVTLGILVTIHEFGHFWVARRCGVKVLRFSIGFGRAVKTWHGKDGTEYVIAPIPLGGYVKMLGQDDTQAGGGDIPESERHMAFNFKPLWQRFAIVAAGPMANFLLAIAVFWLINVAYGLKGVAPVMSNVVDGSPAYSAGLRAGDEIVGIDGVDTNIWQQVNMQLLNRLGETGNLVVSAIPATAADARDFVIPVQNWESRSSEPNPLASLGIVQYEIPPVIDGVVAGGRAEQAGFQSGDRVLSAGGQLISSWTQWVEMVRAHPELPLDVVVQRGAVEQPVTVTPQASDVDGVAIGTIGAYVEPYDLYGSLPPEMRREISYNPLTAIGPALQETWDKSVFVLDSIKKMVIGLISVKNINGPITIAQVAGETASYGLEVYLGFLAILSISLGVLNLLPIPVLDGGHLLYYTIEAIIRRPVPERIQAMGLQMGLLMIGGIMMLAIYNDVARLL is encoded by the coding sequence ATGTTTGAGACACTGTTTACCAATATCCTGGCGCTTATCGTGACGCTGGGCATACTTGTCACCATCCACGAATTTGGCCATTTCTGGGTCGCGCGTCGATGCGGGGTGAAAGTGCTGCGCTTTTCCATCGGCTTTGGCCGGGCGGTCAAGACCTGGCACGGCAAAGATGGCACCGAATATGTCATTGCCCCCATCCCGCTGGGTGGTTATGTGAAGATGCTGGGCCAGGATGATACCCAGGCCGGCGGCGGTGATATCCCCGAATCCGAGCGTCACATGGCGTTCAACTTCAAGCCATTATGGCAGCGCTTTGCCATTGTGGCGGCCGGTCCCATGGCCAACTTCCTGCTTGCCATTGCCGTGTTCTGGCTGATCAACGTCGCCTATGGCCTGAAAGGCGTGGCACCGGTCATGTCCAATGTGGTGGATGGTTCGCCGGCGTACAGCGCGGGTCTGCGTGCGGGCGATGAGATTGTTGGCATCGACGGTGTCGACACCAATATCTGGCAACAGGTGAACATGCAGTTGCTAAATCGTCTGGGTGAAACCGGTAATCTGGTGGTCAGTGCGATACCGGCGACCGCTGCCGATGCCCGCGACTTTGTGATTCCGGTGCAGAACTGGGAGTCCCGCAGCTCCGAACCCAATCCGCTGGCCTCGCTGGGCATTGTCCAGTATGAGATTCCTCCGGTTATTGACGGTGTTGTGGCCGGTGGTCGCGCCGAACAGGCCGGGTTTCAGTCAGGGGACCGTGTGCTGAGCGCCGGTGGGCAGCTCATCAGTAGCTGGACGCAATGGGTGGAAATGGTTCGCGCGCATCCGGAACTGCCGCTGGATGTTGTTGTCCAACGCGGAGCAGTTGAGCAGCCTGTTACCGTAACGCCTCAGGCCAGTGATGTTGATGGCGTGGCAATTGGCACCATTGGCGCCTATGTCGAGCCTTATGATCTGTACGGCAGTTTGCCGCCGGAGATGCGCCGGGAGATTTCCTACAATCCGTTGACCGCGATTGGGCCAGCCTTGCAGGAAACCTGGGACAAGTCAGTTTTTGTACTGGATTCGATCAAGAAGATGGTGATTGGCCTGATTTCTGTCAAGAATATCAATGGTCCCATCACCATCGCACAGGTTGCCGGGGAAACTGCCAGTTACGGCCTTGAGGTCTACCTGGGGTTTCTTGCCATACTGAGTATCAGTCTGGGTGTGCTCAACCTGCTGCCGATTCCGGTACTGGATGGTGGGCATTTGTTGTATTACACCATAGAGGCTATCATACGCCGTCCTGTGCCAGAGCGGATTCAGGCCATGGGATTGCAAATGGGCCTGTTGATGATTGGCGGTATCATGATGCTGGCAATCTATAATGACGTGGCAAGGTTGCTCTAA